From Porphyromonadaceae bacterium W3.11, one genomic window encodes:
- a CDS encoding putative transporter, with protein sequence MRESFLEFWTSESLIQALIIIFITSGIGLFIGKQKIGKFSLGGAGVFFFGIFLAHFGVKIQPEMLQFCQNFGLILFVYALGVQVGPSFVSSLKSNGLKLNAWSLGLILFGLLAVIILNAANVDNISNLMGVLSGAVTNTPALAAAQQGVEIVHANSPTLRQELSEMALATAITYPLGVIGVIIVLELLKLFFPTKSKLREEETIEEQHFVGEYQVVNEGAVGRTLDQLNKLFQTDFTISRIYREGKVFQPMHNTILQENDLLRVVSDESDVDQLVTIFGRQIPTRSDVEWDIENSELVQKRLVVSKAEFNGASLSSLRLRNRFGVTVTRITRAEIDLIPHPNIHLQIGDRLTVVGPEEGVKQLTERIGNQLKPLESPYLISIFVGITIGCILGSVPILLPGLDTPIKLGLAGGPIIIGILMGAYGPRLKMTTYITHSANLMVRTLGITLYLACLGLSAGGEFIQTIVEGAGMTWLILGLVITMIPTLIIGFLAMKYSKLSYASIGGLLCGSMANPVALDYLNDQFEDDSPTVSYATVYPVGMFLRVILAQIVITILL encoded by the coding sequence ATGAGAGAGTCATTTCTTGAGTTTTGGACATCGGAAAGCTTGATACAAGCATTGATTATTATTTTCATCACTAGCGGTATCGGGCTATTCATTGGGAAACAGAAGATTGGCAAGTTTTCACTCGGAGGGGCAGGAGTCTTTTTCTTTGGTATCTTCTTAGCACACTTCGGGGTTAAGATTCAGCCAGAGATGCTCCAGTTCTGTCAGAATTTCGGACTGATCTTATTTGTGTATGCTCTTGGGGTTCAGGTAGGTCCTTCATTTGTCTCCTCTCTGAAATCCAATGGGCTGAAGCTCAACGCTTGGAGTCTTGGGTTGATACTATTTGGTTTATTAGCCGTAATCATACTCAATGCCGCTAATGTGGATAACATCAGTAACCTCATGGGTGTGCTGAGTGGAGCAGTTACTAATACACCGGCTCTAGCGGCAGCTCAGCAAGGGGTAGAGATAGTGCATGCCAATAGCCCCACACTTCGTCAAGAGCTGAGCGAGATGGCATTGGCGACAGCCATCACCTATCCCCTTGGTGTGATAGGAGTCATCATTGTACTCGAACTACTAAAGCTTTTCTTCCCCACCAAGTCTAAGCTTCGTGAAGAGGAAACGATAGAGGAGCAGCACTTCGTAGGTGAATACCAAGTGGTTAATGAGGGAGCCGTCGGTCGCACCTTGGACCAGCTCAATAAACTCTTCCAGACAGACTTTACTATTTCACGGATCTATAGAGAAGGGAAAGTATTCCAACCTATGCACAACACGATCTTACAGGAGAATGACTTACTGAGGGTTGTTAGTGATGAGTCTGATGTGGATCAATTGGTAACCATCTTTGGCAGACAAATCCCAACACGATCAGACGTGGAGTGGGATATAGAAAATAGCGAACTTGTCCAGAAGAGACTGGTGGTCTCCAAGGCTGAGTTTAATGGGGCCTCCCTCTCTAGTCTAAGACTTAGAAATCGTTTTGGGGTCACTGTAACACGTATCACGAGAGCCGAAATAGACTTAATCCCCCACCCTAATATCCACCTACAGATCGGTGATAGACTGACAGTAGTAGGTCCAGAGGAGGGTGTGAAGCAACTCACTGAAAGGATCGGTAATCAATTGAAACCCCTAGAGAGCCCCTATCTAATAAGTATCTTTGTAGGTATCACTATAGGTTGTATCCTAGGTTCGGTACCTATCCTGCTCCCAGGACTAGATACCCCTATCAAGCTAGGATTAGCTGGAGGGCCTATCATCATTGGTATCCTCATGGGAGCCTATGGACCACGACTAAAGATGACCACCTATATTACACATAGTGCCAACCTGATGGTAAGAACGCTCGGTATCACCCTATACTTGGCTTGTCTAGGATTATCCGCTGGAGGTGAATTTATCCAGACCATCGTGGAGGGTGCTGGTATGACTTGGCTGATACTAGGTTTAGTAATCACAATGATCCCAACTTTAATCATTGGGTTCCTCGCCATGAAATACTCCAAACTGAGCTATGCGAGTATTGGAGGCTTGCTCTGTGGAAGTATGGCCAATCCTGTGGCTCTAGACTATCTAAATGACCAGTTTGAGGATGATTCACCCACAGTCAGTTATGCTACGGTATACCCTGTAGGAATGTTCCTCAGAGTAATTTTGGCACAAATAGTGATTACCATCCTCCTATAG
- a CDS encoding DUF2723 domain-containing protein, with protein sequence MTQSRYKMWERLLGGVVFLIATTTYLFTMEKSASVWDNPEFISTFSQMEVGHPPGAPFYMLFYNFLSHFYPSGGEGIAIAANSISALLSGLTIMLLFLTITHLIRRSYYLRDTWRSPTTIPLDRALVFLGGGLVGALMYAFTDTFWYSAVEAEVYSFSSFFTALVFYLILKWEEQADDLHSDRWILLIAYLMGLSVGVHLLNLLAIPAMAVIYYYRRHQKTSWQGVVKAILMSFGLIAIMMFGVLQGAPEVGGYFDLFFVNTLGMPFNTGLVFYILLLLTILGVTYYHTIRRPVQENKLRVLFLLSVILIGIPFVGSSWWMPLLIIGLVVAYLFFYAKRLPIHTLSVSTMGMFLFFIGMSTYGVILIRANSDIPMNQNNPSDAFSLRYYLSREQYGSTPLIYGQTYASLPEYEANGKARTTKTVTYRRAQKSNPTDKDRYMKVEGDQVVYRSDMKMFFPRMYSNMMPHYKDGYEFWGDVKGRSMNVNDRGESRTVVVPTFGENLKYFFNYQVNYMYWRYFLWNFSGRQNDLQGQGEIHKGNWITGIKFLDSLVLGPQENLPDIISENKGYNRYFMLPLILGLFGLVAQLYGSRRNKQSFLAILMFFFMTGLAIVLYVNQPPFQVRERDYSYAGSFYAFSIWIGFAVPALYSILSRGKKKSPALVGGITALGLGVVALVFSQNLDDHNRDGRSLASDFGNNYLESCDENAIILCNGDNDTFPLWYVQDVEGVRRDIKVCNTSYLQADWYIDQMKRNSYTENALPITWGPKEYGGEKRLVAYVLPQMKDTIPLRLGLDFIASDDPDTRRVQGIADALDYLPAQYVSFPYDVDALISNGTLYPSDTAYVGDQKMHFDFSKKYYLGRHELALLDMMEANRFERPMYYAITVGEDQRLGLTPKFRQTGMAYQIMPFETRGTGTEIDTEKMYQNVMTKFRWGGADIPGTYFDENSRRLVETYRSAVFGPLASALVAKGDTKRAKDVLDLCEKVILEENIPHSISSLPLVTAYYDMNDIAKAEEISIKIMEEKLRELNWFFSLKPQELVGALQDIQNDVLVCSELLRYNEAYKGSMSSVYGDDVKMYKDSFLTIHKMISGEI encoded by the coding sequence ATGACACAATCAAGGTATAAGATGTGGGAGAGACTCCTCGGGGGGGTCGTCTTTCTTATCGCTACAACGACCTACCTCTTCACGATGGAGAAGAGTGCAAGCGTATGGGATAATCCTGAGTTCATCAGCACGTTTAGCCAAATGGAAGTGGGTCACCCACCTGGTGCACCATTCTATATGCTCTTCTATAACTTCCTCTCACACTTTTACCCTTCAGGTGGCGAAGGTATTGCCATTGCTGCAAATAGCATAAGTGCACTACTGAGTGGGCTGACGATTATGCTGCTATTCCTGACCATCACCCACCTGATACGTCGCTCCTATTATTTACGGGACACCTGGAGAAGCCCGACGACGATACCACTAGACCGAGCATTAGTGTTCCTAGGTGGAGGACTAGTAGGTGCTCTAATGTACGCATTCACAGACACCTTTTGGTACAGTGCCGTAGAGGCAGAGGTCTATAGCTTTAGTTCTTTCTTCACCGCCCTCGTCTTCTATCTCATTCTCAAGTGGGAAGAGCAGGCTGATGACTTGCATTCAGATCGTTGGATTCTCTTGATTGCTTACTTGATGGGGCTGAGCGTAGGTGTTCACTTACTGAACCTCCTAGCCATACCCGCCATGGCGGTCATCTACTACTATAGGAGACATCAGAAAACCTCATGGCAAGGGGTGGTGAAAGCAATCCTCATGAGCTTCGGACTCATTGCGATAATGATGTTTGGAGTGTTACAAGGAGCTCCAGAGGTAGGTGGATACTTTGACCTCTTCTTTGTCAACACCCTAGGGATGCCATTCAACACTGGACTGGTATTCTATATCCTTTTGTTACTCACTATTCTGGGTGTTACCTATTACCATACTATCCGCCGACCTGTGCAGGAAAATAAGTTGCGGGTCCTCTTCCTCCTATCAGTCATACTGATAGGGATTCCATTCGTCGGCTCTAGCTGGTGGATGCCATTATTAATTATTGGTCTCGTGGTCGCGTACCTATTCTTTTATGCCAAGAGATTACCAATACACACGCTAAGTGTCAGTACGATGGGGATGTTTTTATTCTTTATCGGAATGAGCACGTACGGCGTCATCCTCATTCGAGCCAATAGCGACATCCCCATGAACCAGAATAATCCTAGTGACGCTTTCTCACTAAGATATTATCTCTCACGCGAACAGTATGGCTCTACACCATTGATATATGGACAGACCTACGCCTCTCTGCCTGAGTATGAGGCTAATGGGAAGGCTCGTACCACTAAGACCGTGACATACCGCAGGGCTCAAAAGAGCAACCCGACGGATAAAGATCGGTACATGAAGGTGGAGGGCGACCAAGTGGTATATCGCAGCGATATGAAGATGTTCTTCCCTCGTATGTACTCCAACATGATGCCACACTATAAAGATGGGTATGAGTTTTGGGGAGATGTGAAAGGTCGCAGCATGAATGTGAATGACCGTGGCGAATCGCGTACCGTGGTAGTACCCACATTTGGAGAGAACTTGAAGTACTTCTTCAACTACCAAGTTAATTATATGTACTGGAGGTACTTCCTGTGGAACTTCAGTGGTCGGCAGAATGACCTCCAAGGTCAAGGAGAGATCCATAAAGGGAATTGGATCACAGGGATAAAGTTCTTAGATAGCCTAGTATTAGGACCTCAAGAGAACTTACCTGATATAATTTCGGAGAATAAGGGATACAATAGATACTTCATGCTACCTCTGATTCTTGGACTTTTTGGACTGGTAGCTCAGTTGTATGGCAGCCGTAGGAATAAGCAATCGTTTTTAGCGATATTGATGTTCTTCTTTATGACTGGCTTGGCCATCGTTCTGTACGTTAATCAGCCCCCATTCCAAGTAAGAGAGCGGGATTATTCGTACGCGGGTTCGTTCTATGCTTTCTCTATATGGATTGGCTTTGCTGTCCCAGCACTGTATAGCATTCTCTCAAGAGGGAAGAAGAAAAGTCCAGCTCTCGTAGGTGGTATTACCGCACTAGGACTAGGCGTAGTAGCACTGGTCTTCTCCCAAAACCTAGACGATCACAATCGAGATGGGAGGAGCTTAGCATCGGACTTTGGTAACAACTATCTAGAGAGCTGTGATGAGAATGCCATTATCTTATGTAACGGAGATAATGACACCTTCCCACTTTGGTATGTGCAGGACGTTGAAGGAGTAAGACGAGATATTAAGGTGTGCAACACCTCATATCTACAGGCAGACTGGTACATCGATCAGATGAAACGCAACTCATATACCGAGAATGCACTACCCATTACATGGGGACCTAAGGAGTATGGAGGTGAAAAGAGACTAGTAGCCTATGTCCTACCTCAGATGAAGGATACCATCCCTCTACGATTAGGGCTTGACTTCATCGCATCAGATGACCCCGATACACGTAGAGTACAAGGGATCGCAGATGCGTTGGATTATTTGCCAGCACAGTATGTGAGCTTCCCCTATGATGTGGATGCACTCATAAGTAACGGCACATTATATCCATCAGATACAGCCTATGTAGGCGACCAAAAGATGCACTTTGACTTCTCTAAGAAGTATTATCTAGGTCGTCATGAATTGGCCCTTCTGGATATGATGGAAGCCAATAGATTTGAGCGACCAATGTATTATGCCATTACCGTGGGAGAGGATCAGAGATTAGGACTGACTCCAAAATTTAGGCAAACTGGTATGGCCTACCAGATCATGCCATTTGAAACCAGAGGAACTGGCACAGAGATAGACACCGAAAAGATGTATCAGAATGTGATGACAAAGTTCCGCTGGGGTGGTGCAGACATTCCAGGTACTTACTTCGATGAGAATAGCCGACGATTAGTTGAGACTTATCGTAGTGCTGTATTCGGACCATTGGCAAGTGCCTTAGTAGCAAAGGGCGATACCAAAAGGGCTAAAGATGTACTGGACCTTTGCGAGAAAGTGATCCTAGAGGAGAATATCCCTCACAGCATCTCTTCACTCCCACTCGTCACAGCCTACTATGATATGAATGATATAGCCAAGGCAGAAGAGATCTCCATAAAAATCATGGAGGAGAAACTGAGAGAGTTGAATTGGTTCTTTAGCTTAAAGCCACAAGAGTTGGTCGGAGCCCTTCAGGACATTCAGAATGACGTCCTTGTCTGCTCCGAGTTACTGAGATATAATGAGGCGTATAAGGGCTCTATGAGTTCGGTATATGGAGACGACGTGAAGATGTATAAGGACTCTTTCTTAACTATTCATAAAATGATTTCGGGAGAAATCTAA
- a CDS encoding porin family protein yields MLRKRVVSLFTLAVLCICMASAQETFTLRFMVGVTGGVNLSNMIFQPKVEQGLKVGYDAGVILRYDIEEYAGIWVELDYSARGWKEKPIDHPDLSYTRTLNYINMPVMTHFMIGKGAFKITIDAGAHFGYLLGESSEGNFPEKGLSGVVVKQHEMPVENKFAWGLGGGLGTEYHFNKYVAGIRGSYVYGLGEIYNNTRKDYFGKSSEQVIAVKLYFLYKF; encoded by the coding sequence ATGTTACGAAAAAGAGTCGTTTCGCTATTCACCTTAGCTGTGCTATGCATATGTATGGCATCAGCACAGGAAACGTTTACCCTACGATTTATGGTCGGTGTGACAGGAGGAGTAAACCTCTCAAATATGATCTTTCAACCCAAAGTAGAACAAGGGCTGAAAGTGGGGTATGATGCAGGAGTGATCCTCCGATATGACATCGAGGAATATGCAGGTATTTGGGTGGAGCTCGATTACTCTGCAAGAGGTTGGAAGGAAAAGCCTATCGATCACCCTGACCTCTCCTATACAAGGACGCTCAACTACATTAACATGCCAGTGATGACCCACTTTATGATAGGCAAAGGGGCATTCAAGATAACGATAGATGCAGGAGCACACTTCGGTTATCTGCTAGGCGAAAGTAGCGAAGGTAACTTTCCTGAGAAAGGTCTTTCTGGAGTGGTTGTAAAGCAGCATGAGATGCCAGTCGAAAACAAGTTTGCATGGGGTCTTGGCGGTGGCTTAGGCACTGAGTATCACTTTAATAAATATGTAGCGGGGATCAGAGGTTCGTACGTGTATGGGCTTGGAGAGATTTACAATAATACGAGAAAGGATTATTTTGGTAAATCGTCCGAACAGGTAATTGCTGTAAAGCTCTATTTTCTCTATAAATTCTAA
- a CDS encoding BACON domain-containing carbohydrate-binding protein, which translates to MINNTRNWQTSIISAILILFLGWGITSCKDELRTNKGLIPDSTTDEIEIEEGWFKVSMSFNAAEHLNPAKNLRTLTPAQENGIKDKSVRVLVFKSTGTGDIFDHEAKVTKIEPNVSDENASGKITLFIKDSAPASYKFVVLANVPLENPATTVFSGMSSDEVLALFTFKMPNDNTWKGDDLPMWGELSAVAIHSQGAVPSLGTVSLIRAVARIDIGLNMTTEGTEQFSEKASGITGISLTYAYFYNMNDKGYVAPTSTSYSSAEKKVTAPSAPTTGVTTIDFDKNSEIKNDLLLRSVYVPEATNANATTTDYMKRPCMVVGLKGTVKGNAEKVTYYRIDFLKREGAEPNATYEYLPLLRNYRYLVNITNVGGPGFDSPEEAKKGPAANIMYNVEAWEESTMSNVQYDGQYMLGVSDDDLTYYDRHETQYITVRTSWPGGWEAAVESTSSDWLKIDKSKGDSGSDVNLGISVTDNSADDATKREGIITITAGRMSWKVKVIQLNESKLSLGLFDEDGVTPISMVEFHAIGGEKTIVVKYQPSDGQYELKKVNGDEFAIEEIGDSNLISGERKYKITAKPMIDETDLFEVIDNFAQIKVTADDGRVLRQILTINQTEYNIIPYKNKVSNQLVNSLLEGENELYLMDGKDKKFYIKSNLPYKLELIENHPNEIYGGDKTELMINGFESKELLGKFSGEEITFTTYNDLTQDQQKRMYGTAKFKITSLAKDKKTGKPIVEKEFYVDLASGIIQPEANCYLMKPGKVGILIPVSRVNSAKKFYDGYADQMRDNPSSYALGRADWDNKIAFPSLGETEEWVAELVWSDMESDEILPARPIKPDGTAGFRIIKKVGIGQNAYIYILPGKTKIGNAIVRCREAKKSGNTLWSWHIWVVDEYPMLKHINNPNSNNLVLDRNVGANKVATSYIDTTKESYGMQYQFGRKDPFPIPNDNGYKRLVDKNGDEFTIYQGAGYVTMKETIMNPNEITSNNNNWMYEVGRINRKLRVWYEVWGGIEDNTKEQNGAWTKALETRKSIFDPSPYGWKIPAMGLESNWKTNIETGKLILPLSGYFENGEISKFQENITYYGLSTVHSSDIAPRAIKLGPDGKAASLELDKKFNRSGTVVIRSIYNPEESDYKKYLP; encoded by the coding sequence ATGATAAACAATACACGTAATTGGCAGACTTCAATAATCTCAGCCATCCTAATCCTATTTCTTGGATGGGGAATAACCAGTTGTAAGGATGAGCTTCGTACGAATAAAGGCTTGATACCAGACTCCACAACTGATGAAATAGAGATTGAAGAGGGATGGTTTAAGGTCTCGATGAGTTTTAATGCAGCCGAGCATTTGAACCCCGCTAAAAACCTGCGGACTCTTACTCCAGCACAGGAGAATGGAATCAAGGACAAAAGCGTACGCGTATTAGTCTTTAAAAGTACTGGTACTGGTGATATATTTGACCACGAAGCTAAGGTGACAAAGATAGAACCTAATGTCTCTGATGAGAACGCATCTGGGAAGATCACCTTATTTATTAAGGATTCGGCTCCAGCATCCTATAAGTTCGTAGTCCTAGCGAATGTTCCTTTAGAGAATCCAGCCACCACTGTATTTTCAGGTATGAGTTCTGACGAGGTGCTAGCTCTTTTTACATTCAAAATGCCTAATGATAACACATGGAAAGGCGACGATCTACCGATGTGGGGAGAGCTCTCAGCCGTTGCCATTCACTCACAAGGGGCGGTGCCAAGCCTTGGGACGGTCAGCCTCATACGTGCAGTAGCTAGGATAGATATCGGGTTGAACATGACTACAGAAGGGACTGAGCAATTTAGTGAAAAGGCAAGTGGGATAACAGGTATTTCACTGACCTATGCTTATTTCTATAACATGAATGATAAGGGGTATGTAGCTCCAACGAGTACGAGCTATAGCTCTGCAGAGAAAAAAGTGACGGCTCCATCGGCCCCTACGACGGGTGTAACAACAATTGATTTCGATAAGAATAGTGAGATTAAGAATGATCTCCTACTTCGCTCTGTGTATGTCCCCGAGGCTACAAATGCGAATGCCACCACGACTGACTATATGAAGAGACCGTGTATGGTGGTGGGGTTAAAAGGAACAGTCAAGGGAAATGCTGAGAAGGTTACCTACTACCGCATAGACTTCCTCAAGAGGGAAGGAGCTGAACCCAACGCGACGTATGAGTATCTACCCCTCTTACGTAACTACCGCTATCTAGTGAACATTACCAATGTAGGCGGTCCTGGTTTTGACTCTCCAGAAGAGGCTAAGAAAGGGCCAGCTGCCAACATTATGTACAATGTAGAAGCATGGGAGGAGTCCACAATGTCCAACGTTCAGTACGATGGTCAGTACATGCTCGGTGTCAGCGATGATGACCTCACATACTATGATCGTCATGAAACACAATACATCACTGTTCGCACCTCTTGGCCAGGTGGATGGGAAGCCGCTGTTGAAAGCACAAGTAGCGATTGGTTAAAGATTGACAAGTCGAAGGGTGATAGTGGTTCTGATGTGAACTTAGGCATATCTGTGACTGATAATTCTGCTGATGATGCGACTAAAAGAGAAGGCATCATTACTATTACAGCTGGTCGCATGAGCTGGAAAGTGAAGGTTATACAACTCAATGAGAGTAAGCTTTCTTTAGGACTATTTGATGAGGATGGGGTGACCCCTATTTCTATGGTCGAGTTTCATGCTATAGGAGGAGAGAAGACGATTGTAGTTAAGTACCAGCCAAGTGATGGTCAATATGAATTGAAGAAAGTGAATGGTGATGAATTTGCGATTGAAGAAATAGGAGATAGTAATCTTATCTCAGGAGAGCGTAAGTATAAAATCACAGCTAAGCCAATGATTGACGAAACGGACCTCTTTGAGGTGATTGATAATTTTGCTCAAATTAAGGTTACAGCTGATGATGGCCGTGTATTACGACAGATACTTACTATCAATCAGACAGAATATAATATTATACCATACAAAAATAAAGTAAGTAATCAACTTGTCAATAGCCTATTGGAGGGCGAGAATGAACTATATCTAATGGATGGAAAGGATAAAAAGTTTTACATCAAGTCTAATCTCCCTTACAAGTTAGAGCTGATAGAAAACCATCCCAATGAGATATATGGAGGTGATAAAACGGAACTAATGATTAATGGTTTTGAGTCTAAAGAGTTACTAGGAAAGTTTTCGGGAGAAGAAATCACGTTTACAACATATAATGACCTTACTCAAGATCAGCAAAAGCGAATGTATGGTACAGCTAAATTTAAAATCACATCATTAGCTAAAGACAAGAAAACTGGGAAGCCTATAGTGGAGAAAGAGTTCTATGTAGATCTCGCTAGCGGTATTATTCAGCCAGAAGCTAACTGTTACCTGATGAAGCCAGGCAAAGTGGGCATCTTGATTCCAGTTTCTCGAGTGAATAGTGCCAAAAAGTTCTATGACGGCTATGCTGACCAGATGAGAGATAATCCGTCTTCATATGCCTTAGGTCGTGCCGACTGGGATAATAAAATCGCATTTCCTTCATTGGGCGAGACTGAGGAGTGGGTTGCTGAGTTGGTCTGGTCAGACATGGAGAGTGACGAGATTTTACCAGCACGACCAATAAAACCTGATGGCACAGCAGGGTTTAGAATCATTAAAAAGGTTGGTATTGGTCAGAATGCCTATATATACATACTGCCTGGTAAAACTAAGATAGGCAATGCAATTGTTCGATGTCGGGAAGCAAAAAAAAGTGGAAATACATTGTGGAGTTGGCACATCTGGGTAGTAGATGAATACCCAATGCTAAAGCATATAAATAATCCTAATAGCAACAATCTGGTTCTAGATAGAAATGTGGGTGCTAATAAAGTTGCAACAAGCTATATAGATACGACTAAAGAGAGCTACGGAATGCAGTATCAATTTGGCCGTAAAGACCCCTTTCCCATCCCTAATGATAATGGTTATAAGAGATTAGTTGATAAAAATGGAGATGAATTTACTATATACCAAGGGGCTGGTTATGTTACTATGAAAGAGACAATTATGAATCCAAATGAAATAACTTCAAACAATAATAACTGGATGTATGAAGTTGGTCGGATCAATCGTAAACTGAGAGTATGGTATGAAGTTTGGGGGGGAATCGAAGATAACACTAAAGAACAAAACGGAGCTTGGACAAAGGCATTAGAAACAAGGAAAAGTATTTTTGATCCATCCCCATACGGCTGGAAAATTCCAGCGATGGGTTTAGAAAGTAATTGGAAAACCAACATAGAAACTGGCAAACTAATTCTCCCGCTGAGCGGATATTTCGAAAATGGAGAGATTTCAAAGTTCCAAGAGAATATAACATACTATGGGTTATCTACAGTGCATTCGAGTGACATCGCACCAAGAGCAATTAAATTGGGACCTGATGGGAAAGCTGCTTCTCTTGAATTAGATAAAAAATTCAATCGATCTGGTACCGTTGTGATTCGCTCCATCTATAATCCAGAGGAAAGTGACTATAAAAAGTATCTCCCATAA
- a CDS encoding LysM peptidoglycan-binding domain-containing protein has translation MTHIRRITLYAFLAIVTMAFSVAIAQNAERGTHIVKSGETLYRISKMYDITVEKLYELNPEARNGINPGQVLQLPTYQDDKEATYHMVEAGQTLYSISKKYGVTVGEILKVNSQIKSETEIAAGMIIKIPPRTDRDIRVPSNETTPPPSARPESDGMTGLKLYTVPAGATVYSLLKETGWSEAQLLHYNPQIKEGLKAGMSILIPDMNMQNNLAIGDQTPLLDLQTVVLTLPFATDNSQRFKKYYEGFLMALLDLKKSGASFSVHVVDCSDDRLRSTMQELKALPRIDLIIGGVSDQSVRELSQLALDKSATYVIPFTSRNYTNAETGSAEIYQVNTPHQSLYAEAAQKFAREYRGYHIHIVNFPNDEKGKDPFIDVLTQELSSQRMTYTEAPQQAFATPEDVLKVSNAYGKVVVVPNSGSMTAANNILYPISTAADSLGVTNVVAFGYPEWQTYVRGLGKMMNGAEASFYTTFHVDPDSSEYKAFESDFRKWYGHGLGSTFPRYGLLGYDTGKYFLTQLYRNGYTASVSRGIQSEFKFEKNKVNPHLHSNLGVFFVKYNSLGGTRRY, from the coding sequence ATGACGCATATCAGGAGAATAACCCTATATGCCTTTTTGGCAATCGTAACGATGGCATTCAGTGTTGCTATCGCTCAGAATGCCGAAAGAGGCACGCATATCGTGAAGAGTGGTGAGACGTTATACAGGATTAGCAAGATGTATGACATCACTGTAGAAAAGCTATATGAACTGAATCCTGAGGCTCGAAATGGGATTAACCCAGGCCAGGTACTACAACTGCCCACTTATCAAGACGATAAGGAAGCAACATACCACATGGTAGAGGCTGGACAGACTCTATACTCTATCTCGAAAAAGTATGGTGTCACTGTTGGCGAAATTCTAAAGGTTAATTCTCAAATCAAAAGTGAGACTGAGATAGCTGCTGGGATGATCATTAAGATCCCCCCTCGTACGGATAGAGATATCAGGGTGCCGTCCAATGAGACTACCCCACCGCCTTCGGCTCGTCCTGAAAGTGACGGGATGACAGGGCTCAAACTATATACCGTACCAGCAGGTGCAACCGTCTATAGTCTACTGAAAGAGACAGGCTGGTCTGAAGCACAATTACTTCACTATAACCCTCAGATAAAAGAGGGGCTAAAGGCTGGGATGTCTATCCTAATCCCTGATATGAATATGCAGAATAATCTGGCTATTGGAGATCAAACCCCATTGCTAGACCTTCAGACAGTAGTCTTAACCCTCCCATTTGCAACAGATAACAGTCAGAGATTTAAGAAGTACTACGAGGGCTTCCTCATGGCACTCTTAGACCTAAAGAAGAGCGGAGCAAGCTTCTCAGTCCATGTGGTAGATTGTAGCGATGATAGACTACGCAGCACCATGCAGGAGTTGAAGGCATTACCACGAATTGACCTGATCATCGGTGGTGTCTCAGACCAATCTGTAAGGGAATTATCGCAGCTAGCACTTGATAAATCCGCGACATACGTGATTCCATTCACCTCACGAAACTATACTAATGCCGAGACTGGCAGTGCTGAGATCTATCAGGTCAATACCCCTCATCAATCGCTTTATGCCGAAGCGGCACAGAAGTTTGCACGTGAATATAGAGGGTATCACATCCACATCGTAAACTTTCCAAATGATGAAAAGGGCAAGGATCCATTCATTGATGTGCTGACTCAAGAGCTGAGCAGTCAGAGAATGACATACACCGAAGCGCCTCAGCAAGCCTTTGCTACACCAGAAGATGTTCTAAAGGTTTCGAATGCTTACGGAAAAGTAGTGGTCGTCCCTAATTCAGGATCCATGACAGCAGCGAATAATATCCTCTATCCTATCTCCACAGCCGCAGATAGTCTAGGGGTAACGAACGTTGTCGCCTTTGGTTATCCAGAGTGGCAGACCTATGTACGAGGTTTGGGAAAGATGATGAATGGAGCAGAAGCATCATTCTACACCACCTTTCATGTGGATCCAGATAGTAGTGAATACAAAGCCTTTGAGAGTGACTTTAGGAAATGGTATGGGCATGGACTAGGCAGTACCTTCCCTAGGTATGGACTCCTAGGATATGATACAGGGAAATACTTTTTGACACAATTGTATCGAAATGGATACACCGCAAGTGTCTCTAGAGGAATTCAATCGGAATTCAAGTTCGAAAAGAATAAAGTCAATCCCCACCTTCACAGTAACCTAGGGGTCTTCTTTGTGAAGTATAATTCTCTTGGAGGGACTAGGAGGTATTAA